The genomic segment GCCATGGGGCGCTGATGTTTCTGGACCTCGACCATTTCAAGCTGCTCAACGACACCTTGGGCCACGACGTGGGCGATGAGCTCTTGCAGCAAGTGGCAACCCGCTTGCGCATGTGTATCCGCGAGGGCGACAGCGTGGCACGCCTGGGCGGCGATGAATTTGTGGTGTTGCTGGAGGACTTGAGCCCCAACCCCAACGAAGCGGCGAGCCATGCCGAGTTTGTGGCGCACAAGATCCTGGATTTGCTGGCGCAACCCTACCGCATGCGCGGACACCTGCACAACAGCACGCCCAGCATCGGAATCGTGGTGTTTTTCGAAGACCACGAAACGATTGACGAGCTGCTCAAGAAAGCAGACGTTGCCATGTACCAGGCCAAGTCGGCCGGCAGAAATACGGCCCGCTTTTTCGACCCCGTGATGCAAGCCGCCGCCGCGACCCATGCGGCAATGGCGCAGGAGATCAAAGTCGGTATCGAGCGGAACGAATTTGTGCTGCATTACCAGGTCCAAATTGACGCCCGCGGCCACTGCACCGGGGCAGAAGCCTTGGTGCGCTGGAACCACCGGGTCAGGGGTTTGGTGTCGCCGGCGCACTTCATTCCCTTGGCCGAGGAAACCGGCATGATCTTGCCCCTGGGTTACTGGGTGTTGGACTCTGCGTGCCAACAGTTGGCGGCATGGAGCCGCAACCCCGCTACGGCCCACTGGACCCTGGCCGTCAACGTGAGCGCGGCACAACTGGCCCAACCCGGTTTTGTAGAAAGCGTGAAGAAGGCCTTGCTGCACAGCCAAGCACCCGCCACCCAACTGAAACTGGAGTTGACAGAAAGTATGCTGGCCAATGATGTGGAGGGCATCATCACGAAGATGATGGACATCAAGGCACTGGGTGTGAACTTTTCGCTGGATGATTTCGGCACCGGCTACTCGTCACTCTCTTACCTGAAGCGCTTGCCACTGTCACAACTCAAGATCGACAAATCGTTTGTGCGGGATGTGCTCACCGACCCGAGCGACGCGGTGATCGCCCGCACCGTGGTGGCACTCGGCCATAGCCTCGGCCTGACCGTCATTGCCGAGGGCGTGGAAACTCCGGAACAAAGAGACGCATTGGCGGCCATGCAGTGCGATGCCTTTCAAGGCTATTTTTTCGGCAGGCCGGTGCCACCAGAGGCACTCATGGCAGACATGGCGATACAACTCCCTGCCCCATAATGAAAGCTCACACAAAGCCGCTTCGGTGTCACCTTGCCTCGACTGAATTGAAGGAGTACACCCTTGACGCTACACGTTGAGTTGTGCCGCCACGCCGCACGGGTGCTGGGCCAGGCTTTCTTGACCTGCCTCGGGTTGGCCATGGCATTGATGCCCATAACCACTGCGGCATCACCCCAGCTCAAGCTCCGGGTCGTCGGAGGGCTGGCCGGATTAAATCAATACGTTCAACATGAAGAGCCGTTTTGGTCGCAGGAGCTGGCGCGACTGAGCGGTGGCAAGTACAGCGCTGAAATTGCACCCTTCGACCGGTCAGGCATTCCCGCCGAGGAAATGCTGCGCTTGATGTCACTGGGAGTCATTCCCTTTGGTACAGCGCTGCTGAGTGCCGCCACTTCACAGTACCCCATGTTCGGCGCCATGGACCTGTCGGGCCTGAATCCGGACATGGCCAGTCTGAAAAGGCATGTAACGAGTTTCCGCCCATTCCTGCAAAAAACACTGCGCGAAAAACATGGCGTCGAGGCCCTGGCGATTTACACCTATCCGGCCCAAATCTTGTTCTGCAAAAAACCCTTGGCCAGCCTCCGCGAGCTGGAAAAGCGGCGTGTCCGGATCTCCTCGCCCAGCCAGGCAGACCTGATCCAAGGCTTGGGGGGCGTGCCGGTTTTGGTGGGGTTCGGGCAAATGCTGGCGCACCTGCAATCCGGCCATACCGAGTGCGCCATCACCGGCACCATGTCGGGTAACACCATCGGCCTGTCTGACATCACAAGCCACATGTACAACCTGCCGTTTACCTGGGGACTGGCTATTTTCGGCGCCAATACGACGGCCTGGAATGCGCTGCCCTCAGACCTGAGGGCGCTCCTCAGAAAAGAGCTCGCAAGGCTGGAGACCGACATCTGGAATGCCAGCGAACGTGAGACCGCAGACGGGCTTGCCTGCAACCGCGGGGACCCCAGTTGCAAGCATGGTCGCCCCGGCAAAATGACCCAGATCAACCCCAGCCCCGACGACATCAAACTCGTCAGGGAGCTCGTCAAAACCACGGTCTTGCCGCGTTGGCAACAACGCTGCAATCAGCACTGCCGCGACATGTGGGAGAGCACCATCGGATCGGTCCCCAGCGACATGCCTTTTCCGAACAGCCGCTGATGGCCAAATTCATGTTCAAGGTCCACCATGCCTTGGTGACTGTGACCGCCCTGCTGATATTTGCGATTCTGGCAGCCAGCACGGTCCTGATCCGTGATTTGCACAAAAATGCCGTCGCTGAAGCCCAAGCCCAGGCGACCCGCTTTGTGACCGGTGCCCAAGCCGCGGTGAACCGGAGCCTGCTGGGCATTGATGTGCTGCTGGCGAGCATGGGCAGTTTGCTGGGTCTGGAGAACATGCAAGCCGATTGGCTGGAAGGCCCGTTGGCGGGTAAATTGATTCAAGGTGCGACCCGCCAGAATCTGCTGGTGCGCAATGTCTGGCTCGTCGATGCAC from the Rhodoferax potami genome contains:
- a CDS encoding TRAP transporter substrate-binding protein, whose translation is MTLHVELCRHAARVLGQAFLTCLGLAMALMPITTAASPQLKLRVVGGLAGLNQYVQHEEPFWSQELARLSGGKYSAEIAPFDRSGIPAEEMLRLMSLGVIPFGTALLSAATSQYPMFGAMDLSGLNPDMASLKRHVTSFRPFLQKTLREKHGVEALAIYTYPAQILFCKKPLASLRELEKRRVRISSPSQADLIQGLGGVPVLVGFGQMLAHLQSGHTECAITGTMSGNTIGLSDITSHMYNLPFTWGLAIFGANTTAWNALPSDLRALLRKELARLETDIWNASERETADGLACNRGDPSCKHGRPGKMTQINPSPDDIKLVRELVKTTVLPRWQQRCNQHCRDMWESTIGSVPSDMPFPNSR